GACGACATGGTCCGGCTCTGGGACGTCTCCGACCCCCGCGAGGCGACGCGCCTGGGCTCCCCGCTCGTCGGCCACACCGAGACGGTCGTCTCGCTGACCTTCAGCCCGGACGGCCGGACCCTCGCCAGCGGCGGCAACGACAGCACCGTCCACCTCTGGGACGTCTCCCGCCCCGCCGACGCCTCTCCCATCGGCCGGGCGATGAGCCCCAACGCCAAGACGGGCCAGTTCCTGTCCTTCAGCCCGGACAGCGACATGCTCGGGGTCTCCAGCGGCGCCGACACCGTACGGCTGTGGAATCTCGACGTCGACGACGCCGTACGGCACATCTGCTCGTCGACGCGCGGGGTGCTCACGCGGGAGAAGTGGGACGAGTACCTGCCACGGCTGTCCTACGAGCCACCGTGCGAGGACGCCTGACAAGCCTCTGATCAGCGCGTTCACGTCTTCTCACCGGTCCCGTCCGGCCTGTCGGGCGGGGTCGGGGGCGGGCCGGACGGGGCCGCGGGTTCGCGTGATCCCGATCACAACTTGTCAACGCTATCGACCAGTCGGCTCCCGTCCCGCGAACAGCCTTGTTAGCCTTGGCCATAGCCCGGTCGCTGGTGCATCCCCCGTCGCCAGCGACCGGGCCCTTTCATGCCCTCCGGGCCTCCCCCCGCTCCCCCACACACACGCCTCAGCCGTTCCAGGCCTCGTCGTACGGGTCCCGCGGTGCCTTCGCCGGCTTGGTCGTGGTGACCCGGAGGTAGGGGACGGCGGTGCCGTTGAGGGGATCCTCGGTCCGCTTCGGCGTGTAGGTGCCGGTGACCTCGATCCAGGTGTCCGGCTGGAGCACGGCGGGGAGGTCGCCGGTGAGGGCGATCTTGACGGGCTGGGCGTCCGCGGCACAGCAGTTGAGGGCCATGCGGACCAGATACGGCGTGCCGGAGTCGTCGAAGGCGAGGAAGCCCGTGACCTTCAGCGGCCGGCCCGCGAGAGCGCGCCCCTCGTCGTAGACCGCGCGGCCCGCGTAGTCGGCGACGCTCAGGCGGAGGGTGCCGTCGGCGGGGAGGGCGGGATAGCCCCAGGGCTGCTCCTGGAGGGCCGTGCCGGTGCGCATCGCGGTGTAGGAACCGGCGGCCGGCGGGGCCACCAGGACGAGGGCGAGCAGCGGGAGGACGAGAAGCCAGGAGACCCGGGGTTCGCGGTGGGCGTG
The DNA window shown above is from Streptomyces akebiae and carries:
- a CDS encoding TIGR03943 family putative permease subunit — its product is MNRQAQTVVLFLTGGALLHAGFTDLYLRYVKAGLRPLLIGAGIVLIATAVATLRYERRARHQDDERSTQNDERSTQDDPDAAHGEAHAAPDEPHAHREPRVSWLLVLPLLALVLVAPPAAGSYTAMRTGTALQEQPWGYPALPADGTLRLSVADYAGRAVYDEGRALAGRPLKVTGFLAFDDSGTPYLVRMALNCCAADAQPVKIALTGDLPAVLQPDTWIEVTGTYTPKRTEDPLNGTAVPYLRVTTTKPAKAPRDPYDEAWNG